In candidate division KSB1 bacterium, a single genomic region encodes these proteins:
- a CDS encoding C10 family peptidase — MKRKPKRNQLIPALLLVLCTIVSAGERVNAFQVQSAVETWVRHVTAAPKPDGRIDRLEPYTADGDTVAFIAHLAGGGFCLCGADKDLLPVYLYNTGDTFDPDNPAYQTILWNIQQKTQYVRQSNITDIQSLILERNREWNSLIAGQAPIKSLRKQNTTESTPAKVELPLAYTWDQGYPEPISVTFNKYCPELEDGTGERTVVGCHGTATAMLMYYWQWPESGTGTPSINYKIRKGFNWVTADCAIDPGIPSSYPWIVDGIIRLNWSNGTLSMQGYWDKSLYEKAQAINSDSDYQSALTKCWRQLTKGSKYREVTLGESYDWDKMTDMWTDQSGNHMAKISYHAAVAAGTNFGVFGSGTAPYKNRNAMVDHFYYHSNATRDLNVDAATLREEIQWMRPLILTGDRPDGRGHAWVVYGYHKDSDQFLMNFGHGGEGNDWYTFDNIDYENKEFNDGQVSIIKLAPEETIGFVGGAAGGTGSPNLPYKDPRNRG; from the coding sequence ATGAAACGAAAGCCAAAACGCAATCAATTGATCCCGGCCCTCCTGCTTGTTTTGTGTACCATTGTGAGTGCCGGCGAACGAGTGAACGCTTTTCAAGTACAGTCCGCGGTTGAAACCTGGGTTCGTCATGTCACCGCAGCGCCCAAACCGGATGGACGGATTGACAGACTCGAACCCTACACCGCAGACGGTGACACAGTCGCTTTTATCGCGCATCTTGCAGGCGGCGGGTTCTGTTTGTGCGGCGCGGACAAGGATCTGCTGCCGGTATACCTGTACAACACCGGCGATACCTTTGATCCTGACAATCCTGCTTATCAAACCATCCTGTGGAACATTCAGCAAAAAACACAATATGTCCGACAATCAAATATCACAGACATACAGTCATTGATACTCGAACGCAATCGCGAATGGAATTCCCTGATCGCCGGACAGGCGCCGATAAAGAGTTTGAGAAAACAAAATACCACTGAATCCACTCCGGCTAAAGTAGAACTCCCGTTGGCCTACACCTGGGACCAGGGTTATCCGGAACCTATTTCTGTGACGTTCAATAAATATTGTCCCGAGCTCGAAGACGGCACCGGTGAACGTACAGTTGTGGGATGCCACGGTACAGCCACGGCCATGCTCATGTACTATTGGCAGTGGCCGGAATCGGGTACCGGCACCCCCAGTATCAATTACAAAATTAGAAAAGGGTTTAATTGGGTAACCGCAGATTGTGCAATCGACCCGGGAATTCCCTCCAGCTATCCCTGGATTGTTGATGGGATCATCCGTCTAAACTGGAGCAACGGCACCCTGTCCATGCAGGGCTATTGGGATAAAAGTTTGTATGAAAAAGCACAGGCGATCAACAGCGACAGTGACTACCAATCCGCACTTACAAAATGCTGGAGACAATTAACCAAAGGCAGTAAATATCGTGAGGTGACCCTGGGGGAGTCGTATGACTGGGACAAAATGACGGACATGTGGACTGATCAGAGCGGAAACCACATGGCCAAAATCAGTTACCACGCTGCGGTAGCGGCGGGCACGAACTTTGGTGTTTTTGGTTCCGGAACTGCCCCTTACAAAAACCGCAATGCTATGGTCGATCACTTTTATTATCATTCCAACGCCACCCGCGATCTCAATGTAGATGCCGCCACCCTGCGTGAAGAAATTCAGTGGATGCGCCCGCTCATTTTAACCGGAGATCGTCCTGATGGAAGAGGACATGCCTGGGTAGTTTACGGCTATCACAAAGACAGCGATCAGTTTCTGATGAATTTCGGTCACGGCGGCGAGGGCAATGACTGGTACACATTTGATAATATCGACTATGAAAATAAAGAATTCAATGATGGTCAGGTATCCATTATAAAACTGGCCCCGGAAGAAACAATCGGATTTGTCGGCGGGGCTGCCGGAGGAACGGGATCACCCAATTTGCCTTATAAAGACCCTCGAAACCGCGGTTGA
- a CDS encoding glycoside hydrolase family 88 protein — protein sequence MKPCSRATFIKSLGGGCAVLASGSLTCAAPESHDAKNTDLIRRVSVALMGMQRMNWEQGVAGQAMLELGDDERLISLARGAVMRQRDGYLATINDYMPVNDAASNGEPVLAAYELTDDPLFKEAADKMLKIVLETEHRSETGVLYHPMAPRREVWSDAFYMTPPFLAAAGEYEQAVKQINGTWQLLWNPNDKLLSHIWDDENKTFKRKAYWGVGNGWAAAGLVRVIRHLPESMQEEKEQLKQKLKLVVDGCLAHLRDDGLFHDIVDDPSSFVEVNLSQMIAYSIYRAVEAGWMERDYLDTATPMRNAAHDKVDRYGYVQDVCGVPYFDRAYVAPEGNAFFLLMEAAYRDLHQE from the coding sequence ATGAAACCGTGTTCTCGAGCTACATTTATCAAATCTTTGGGCGGCGGCTGTGCGGTGTTGGCGTCGGGTTCACTCACCTGCGCAGCGCCTGAATCCCATGACGCAAAAAACACCGATTTGATTCGGCGTGTGTCGGTTGCTCTCATGGGCATGCAGCGCATGAACTGGGAGCAGGGTGTGGCAGGACAGGCCATGCTGGAACTCGGGGATGACGAGCGTTTGATTTCCCTGGCGCGCGGCGCGGTGATGCGGCAGCGTGACGGGTATCTGGCAACGATTAACGACTATATGCCGGTCAACGACGCGGCCAGCAACGGTGAGCCGGTGCTGGCCGCATACGAACTCACGGATGATCCGTTGTTCAAGGAGGCGGCGGACAAGATGCTCAAGATTGTTCTGGAAACAGAGCACCGCAGTGAAACGGGTGTATTGTATCATCCCATGGCGCCGCGGCGTGAGGTCTGGTCAGATGCGTTTTACATGACGCCGCCGTTTCTGGCGGCCGCCGGTGAATATGAGCAAGCGGTCAAACAGATCAACGGCACCTGGCAACTGTTGTGGAATCCAAATGATAAACTGCTGTCTCATATCTGGGACGATGAGAACAAGACGTTCAAGCGCAAGGCCTACTGGGGCGTCGGTAACGGCTGGGCGGCAGCCGGACTCGTGCGCGTGATCCGGCATCTACCGGAATCCATGCAGGAAGAAAAGGAACAGCTCAAGCAGAAACTGAAACTCGTGGTGGACGGCTGTCTGGCGCACCTGCGTGATGACGGGTTGTTTCATGATATTGTGGATGATCCATCGTCATTTGTGGAAGTCAATCTGTCACAGATGATCGCCTACAGCATTTACCGCGCCGTGGAGGCCGGCTGGATGGAGCGCGATTATCTCGATACCGCCACGCCTATGCGCAATGCGGCGCATGACAAAGTTGACCGCTACGGTTATGTGCAGGATGTCTGCGGCGTGCCGTATTTTGACCGGGCGTATGTGGCGCCGGAAGGCAATGCCTTTTTTCTGCTCATGGAAGCTGCGTACCGGGACCTGCATCAAGAATAA
- a CDS encoding sulfatase-like hydrolase/transferase, with product MNNRRSFLKSLGALTVLSALPLKAGTKKPNILWLSTEDISPHLGCYGYPHAHTPTLDQMAANGIRYSNAFTVSGVCAPNRSTIITGVHANSLGTHHMRSGGEGVEVSHEPPVPNEVRCFSEYLRDAGYYCTNYYKTDYNFDPPDSAWDECSHEAHWKNRPDANMPFFAVFNYTYTHEGSTRFEPGRHQEVTARLTPEQRQGDGFQLDSFPPYYADTRLQRRQWAKYYELITGLDYWIAERLQELEDAGLYDDTIVFFWSDHGVGMPRAKRWLYDSGTHIPLIVHIPEQYGAGAQGSPEA from the coding sequence ATGAACAACCGTCGTTCTTTTTTAAAATCTCTGGGCGCCCTGACTGTGCTGTCAGCTCTGCCTCTCAAGGCCGGAACTAAAAAACCGAATATTCTCTGGCTGTCCACCGAGGATATCAGTCCGCATCTGGGCTGTTACGGTTATCCCCATGCTCACACCCCCACTCTCGATCAAATGGCTGCAAACGGTATCCGTTATTCTAACGCGTTTACCGTGTCCGGTGTGTGTGCGCCGAATCGGTCAACCATCATCACCGGAGTGCACGCGAATAGTCTGGGCACGCATCATATGCGCTCCGGTGGCGAAGGGGTGGAGGTCTCCCACGAACCGCCGGTCCCGAATGAGGTCAGGTGTTTCTCTGAATATTTACGCGATGCAGGATATTACTGCACCAATTATTACAAAACGGATTATAATTTTGATCCCCCGGACAGCGCCTGGGACGAGTGCAGTCATGAGGCGCACTGGAAGAATCGGCCGGATGCAAATATGCCCTTTTTTGCGGTGTTTAATTATACCTATACTCATGAAGGTTCTACCCGGTTTGAACCCGGCAGGCATCAGGAGGTGACGGCCCGTTTAACGCCAGAGCAGCGCCAGGGCGACGGCTTTCAGCTTGACTCATTTCCGCCGTATTATGCGGATACCCGTCTTCAGCGCCGGCAATGGGCTAAATACTATGAACTGATCACCGGCCTGGATTACTGGATTGCTGAGCGGCTGCAGGAACTGGAGGATGCCGGACTTTATGATGATACGATTGTATTTTTCTGGTCGGATCACGGCGTGGGCATGCCGCGCGCCAAACGCTGGCTGTACGATTCCGGGACGCATATTCCGCTCATCGTGCATATTCCTGAACAATATGGTGCCGGCGCTCAGGGCAGTCCGGAAGCGTAG
- a CDS encoding DUF4976 domain-containing protein has product MPAQFFADVNALEELYDLETDPHEIHNLVDDPAYSDIKYRLWQQLMQWMRDIRDLAFIPEPELFNIDREYGNRYAYFRGPAGSELFERIWSTASVAGRPDAGDRFFLLNALKDKEASVRYWAAIGLGNLQKIGDYDKRRVACRAQRPGAGGRGPGAVSCRGYGLCTAAADTGVAERAGEWVRAGCGACTRQMGADARPAVPFLEHALRRSGKQICGAGWPIMR; this is encoded by the coding sequence GTGCCGGCTCAGTTTTTCGCTGATGTCAACGCGCTGGAAGAACTTTACGATCTGGAGACTGATCCGCACGAGATTCATAATCTGGTGGATGATCCGGCGTATTCGGACATCAAATACCGCTTGTGGCAGCAATTGATGCAATGGATGCGGGATATCCGCGATCTGGCGTTCATCCCTGAACCCGAACTGTTTAATATTGATCGCGAATACGGCAACCGCTACGCCTATTTTCGCGGTCCCGCCGGATCGGAATTGTTCGAAAGAATCTGGAGCACGGCGTCGGTGGCCGGGCGACCGGATGCGGGAGATCGCTTTTTTCTGTTAAATGCGCTCAAAGATAAAGAGGCGAGTGTGCGTTACTGGGCCGCCATCGGGCTGGGAAATCTGCAAAAAATCGGAGACTATGACAAACGGCGAGTTGCGTGCCGCGCTCAAAGACCGGGCGCCGGTGGCCGCGGCCCGGGCGCTGTATCATGCCGGGGATACGGACTCTGCACTGCCGCTGCTGATACAGGAGTTGCAGAGCGAGCGGGAGAGTGGGTGCGTGCTGGCTGCGGCGCATGCACTCGACAGATGGGCGCGGATGCGCGGCCGGCTGTGCCGTTTCTTGAACACGCGCTGCGACGATCGGGAAAACAAATATGTGGTGCGGGCTGGCCGATCATGCGCTGA
- the ndk gene encoding nucleoside-diphosphate kinase produces the protein MKERTLALIKPDAYAARNCGKIITVIEESDLDIIGIRTLTLSSEQARSFYAVHKEKPFFEELISYMTSGPIFAMALEGEKAIEKWRNMMGATNPAKAEEGTIRNRFGTDLTHNATHGSDAPETAKVEVDFFFKDEDFNR, from the coding sequence ATGAAAGAACGAACATTAGCCCTGATTAAACCGGATGCTTATGCTGCCAGAAATTGTGGAAAGATTATCACTGTTATAGAAGAGAGTGATCTTGATATTATTGGAATAAGAACATTGACCTTGTCTTCAGAACAGGCGAGATCATTTTATGCTGTACATAAAGAAAAACCGTTTTTTGAGGAACTGATTTCATATATGACATCCGGGCCGATTTTCGCGATGGCGCTGGAAGGAGAAAAGGCAATCGAAAAATGGCGGAATATGATGGGAGCGACCAACCCTGCAAAAGCCGAAGAAGGGACAATCCGTAACCGGTTTGGTACGGATTTGACCCACAACGCAACGCACGGGTCAGATGCGCCCGAAACCGCCAAAGTGGAGGTTGACTTTTTCTTCAAAGACGAGGATTTTAATCGATAA
- the acs gene encoding acetate--CoA ligase, translated as MSDKKQKGGMQSLMHESRTFPPPKHIQENAHISSVEQYQEMWERSVGDEADKFWLEQAKQLDWFKEPTKALDYEWDTEARKIEHTWFEDGTLNVSYNCLDRHLGTPTENKTAIIWQGNEDSDAQNITYKELHKQVSKFANVLKSKGIKKGDRVAIYMPMIPELTVTMLACTRIGAIHSIIFGGFSSDAIAGRVNDSDCKMIITADISRRGKKFIKLKDIVDDALENTSTVESVVVVKVADSDECEMESGRDVWYHEEMEKADDDCPAEEMNAEDPLFILYTSGSTGKPKGVVHTTGGYLLHTMLSFKLIFNIHDDDVYWCTADIGWITGHSYIVYGPLAAGATSLMFEGVPTYPDAGRFWQVCDKFGVTVFYTAPTAIRALMRQGDEWPKKYKLDTLRILGTVGEPINPEAWMWYYKNIGHEKCPIVDTWWQTETGGFMITPMPGAHTLKPGSASRPMFGVDAVVLRDDGSECDPDEGGKLCIRKPWPGMLRTTWGDHDRFIDTYFSMYNDIYFAGDGCRVDKDGDFWLLGRIDDVVNVSGHRIGTAEVESALVSHSKVAEAAVTPIPHDIKGQALYAYVTLVGDAEATDELKKELIKHVRSEIGPIAAPEAIQFAPSLPKTRSGKIMRRILRKIAEKNTDNLGDISTLADPDVVEKLIKDRKKN; from the coding sequence ATGAGTGACAAGAAACAAAAAGGCGGAATGCAGTCTCTGATGCACGAATCCCGTACATTTCCGCCTCCCAAGCATATTCAGGAAAATGCACATATCAGCAGTGTGGAGCAATATCAGGAAATGTGGGAGCGTTCGGTCGGAGATGAAGCCGATAAATTCTGGCTTGAACAGGCAAAACAACTTGACTGGTTCAAGGAACCGACCAAAGCTCTGGATTATGAATGGGATACCGAGGCCAGAAAGATCGAACACACCTGGTTTGAAGATGGAACGCTAAACGTATCATACAACTGCCTGGACCGGCATCTGGGCACACCCACCGAAAATAAAACCGCCATCATCTGGCAGGGTAACGAAGATTCCGACGCGCAAAATATCACCTACAAAGAGCTGCACAAACAGGTCAGCAAGTTTGCCAATGTCCTGAAATCAAAAGGCATCAAAAAGGGCGACCGTGTTGCGATTTATATGCCTATGATTCCGGAACTGACCGTGACCATGCTTGCCTGTACCCGGATCGGCGCCATTCATTCGATTATTTTCGGAGGATTCAGTTCGGATGCGATTGCGGGTCGTGTGAACGATTCAGACTGTAAAATGATCATCACAGCGGATATTTCCCGCCGCGGTAAAAAATTTATAAAGTTAAAAGATATTGTGGATGATGCGCTGGAGAACACCTCGACGGTTGAAAGTGTTGTCGTGGTCAAAGTTGCGGACAGCGATGAATGTGAGATGGAAAGCGGTCGTGATGTCTGGTATCACGAGGAAATGGAAAAAGCGGATGATGACTGTCCTGCCGAAGAAATGAATGCGGAAGACCCGTTATTCATCCTGTACACTTCCGGGTCTACAGGTAAACCCAAAGGTGTGGTTCATACCACGGGCGGGTACCTGCTGCACACCATGTTGTCATTTAAACTTATTTTCAATATTCATGACGATGATGTTTACTGGTGTACCGCGGATATCGGCTGGATCACCGGCCACAGCTATATTGTGTACGGTCCGCTGGCAGCCGGCGCCACCTCGCTGATGTTTGAAGGTGTTCCTACCTATCCGGATGCGGGACGATTCTGGCAGGTTTGTGACAAATTCGGCGTTACCGTTTTCTATACCGCGCCCACAGCTATCCGCGCGTTGATGCGCCAGGGCGATGAATGGCCGAAAAAATACAAACTGGATACGCTGCGTATTCTGGGAACCGTGGGAGAGCCCATCAATCCCGAAGCCTGGATGTGGTATTACAAAAACATCGGTCACGAAAAGTGCCCGATCGTGGATACCTGGTGGCAGACCGAGACCGGCGGCTTTATGATCACGCCGATGCCGGGCGCGCATACACTGAAACCGGGAAGCGCCAGCCGGCCCATGTTTGGTGTGGATGCCGTTGTGCTGCGTGACGATGGCAGTGAATGCGATCCGGATGAAGGCGGCAAGCTGTGTATCCGCAAACCCTGGCCCGGTATGTTGAGGACCACGTGGGGCGATCATGACCGCTTTATCGATACGTATTTCTCCATGTACAATGATATTTATTTTGCCGGAGACGGATGCCGTGTTGACAAGGACGGCGATTTCTGGCTGCTCGGTCGCATCGATGATGTGGTGAATGTGTCCGGTCACCGTATCGGAACCGCGGAAGTGGAAAGCGCGCTGGTCAGTCATTCCAAGGTGGCTGAAGCGGCAGTGACCCCGATTCCGCATGATATCAAGGGACAGGCCTTGTATGCCTATGTGACCCTGGTTGGTGATGCGGAAGCAACGGACGAGTTGAAAAAAGAACTGATCAAGCATGTTCGCTCGGAAATCGGTCCGATCGCGGCTCCGGAAGCGATTCAATTTGCGCCTTCGCTTCCGAAAACGCGCTCCGGCAAGATTATGCGCCGTATTCTGCGCAAGATTGCTGAAAAGAATACGGACAATCTCGGCGATATATCGACGCTTGCCGATCCCGATGTTGTTGAAAAACTGATCAAAGACAGAAAAAAGAATTAA
- a CDS encoding DcaP family trimeric outer membrane transporter — protein MKRLVFILFICISSLYAGDSDFGIHFSGFVKTDLMLDSRQTVAAREGHYLLYPAGENKDQNGDDINATPNLNMLAIQSRLKGDITGPDAFGAKTGGRIEAAFFGTTNSDVNGFRLRHAFLTLDWEHTSLLIGQFWHPMFVTSVFPGTVSFNTGAPFQPFSRNPQIRLTRHFGKTALMLAAMEQRDFASSGPQGTGSMYLRNAAVPNLHAQVQLQDDGMVLGVGADFKMLNPRLSTPYGTKNENRVTSLAGLAYARFKLNDLVWKVEGIYGQNMTDHLMLGGYGVESMNEETGLETYIPTNMFSAWTDISTGNRMAMGLFAGVTKNLGASEDLLSFWGRGSDIDMIYRVSPRVMWNSGSTRLAAELEYTAASYGTMASDGSVDDAEFVGNLRLLLAAYYFF, from the coding sequence ATGAAACGACTCGTATTCATCCTGTTCATTTGCATAAGCAGTCTTTACGCCGGCGATTCGGATTTTGGGATTCACTTTTCCGGTTTTGTAAAAACCGACCTCATGTTGGATTCCCGGCAGACCGTTGCGGCCCGGGAAGGACATTATCTGTTATATCCGGCCGGGGAAAACAAGGATCAGAACGGTGATGATATCAATGCCACCCCGAATTTAAACATGCTGGCGATTCAGAGCCGGCTGAAAGGCGATATCACAGGTCCGGATGCATTCGGCGCCAAAACCGGAGGACGTATTGAAGCCGCATTTTTCGGCACCACCAACAGTGATGTCAACGGATTCCGGCTGCGTCATGCGTTTTTAACCCTGGACTGGGAACATACCAGTCTGTTAATCGGCCAATTCTGGCATCCTATGTTTGTGACATCGGTGTTTCCGGGAACGGTCTCGTTCAACACCGGCGCGCCGTTTCAGCCGTTTTCGCGCAATCCGCAAATTCGTTTGACCCGGCATTTTGGCAAGACAGCGCTGATGCTTGCTGCCATGGAGCAACGCGATTTTGCCAGCAGCGGCCCTCAGGGCACGGGTTCTATGTACTTGCGCAATGCGGCGGTTCCCAATTTGCATGCTCAGGTTCAGTTGCAGGATGACGGTATGGTGCTTGGAGTTGGAGCGGATTTCAAAATGCTCAACCCGAGACTGAGCACACCCTATGGCACTAAAAATGAAAACCGGGTGACCAGTCTGGCCGGACTTGCTTATGCCAGGTTTAAACTGAATGATCTGGTGTGGAAAGTGGAAGGCATCTATGGTCAGAATATGACCGATCATCTCATGCTCGGCGGTTATGGTGTCGAGTCTATGAATGAGGAAACCGGATTGGAAACCTATATTCCGACCAATATGTTTTCAGCCTGGACGGATATTTCGACGGGCAACCGCATGGCCATGGGATTGTTTGCCGGTGTGACTAAAAATCTGGGCGCCAGTGAAGACCTGCTCTCGTTTTGGGGCCGCGGCTCTGATATTGATATGATATACCGGGTCTCCCCGCGGGTGATGTGGAATTCCGGTTCTACACGGTTGGCGGCTGAACTCGAGTATACCGCAGCAAGCTACGGCACTATGGCTTCTGATGGCAGCGTTGACGATGCAGAGTTTGTGGGGAATCTGAGGCTGCTTTTGGCTGCTTATTACTTTTTTTAA
- a CDS encoding FlgD immunoglobulin-like domain containing protein, with translation MKSTLYMWGMGIMILTFSLISSASGGSNAPTADLSAASVTEHQLLQSIRMQEDMHSALKTGLLQRQKQLMFEQKVVNSLTPHVLIPEFLKFYKHNESLINEKPLRLSKRQAEESGSISGTVTVEGAVPENSIDVFVFDRHGFFVASASVSLDNGSYLIESLPADSFYVMTDSDDYVDEIYNNVQDPLHTMHAWKTAEQVVVADSAAVSNINFDLQTGAHIVGSIYDTRDSLLTDVTADFEIYEAVSGELFSAHTLDIGADGAYQLPIPVTGQFKVKVSVPGYLDTWAESALSQSQAVTLTLSSLKDEIQTDIRMAGEQDEDEETGSIAGGVANAFISIALAFDVSDTSLAGFGFGIFSGYSIEDLSPEDYYIYVNDYLAGGFGGINFAGKFYDGGAGSFSLSGAQPVTVFADSTLEDISVTLEPGGEITGQVLDSSGEPVDSLLLIAVRTDLMQQDSIPFPADVDIVPAITAIDGSYQITGLASGKYIIRTVSEYMLILDLQAIMGGNLSLDAFITDGKHKGQVVDAWYGDVYNLLSFGKAERVSVTAPLTVENIDIHLESPHYISGDITDAMSSDSVHGAWVIAMRPDAPVPFFRYVSPKNGTTSYRLGPLPPGQIKAAAIVNPLQNEVHLSEYYGNVRSFDQAPLIELSDSLTTGIDFALERGATVQGFVHLQTNGKGTPAGVDTLKNTQVIAFESETGKVATYNQAQFNSGFRLRRLVPGTYKILALPTQKPFAAAYHGGGTHYNHEQSQTLTVAQGEIRDIVLNIPHQTGSISGAIHDAQSDEPLSHIGVAAYDPSGHVSAMTVTRDDGSYVLDGLHAGEYRIRTLSLAALLKIEEMAESLLSEINLDDPMALLSGGLPDISGFSNLMPHEDMWYPGVPAVQGIVLDEFIFRIAVYGLPHWTEAGIAPIYLPIPYYAPAPEDAGIVSLTDGESRTDINFNLAAGIPVTDVNENKTVPLTFEMHQNAPNPFNPSTRITYVTPQAAQVTLNIYDVLGRHIRTLTDQQQPAGEHSIVWNAMNEQNQTVPAGLYFARINIGNHYKKSIKMMLIK, from the coding sequence ATGAAAAGCACACTCTATATGTGGGGGATGGGAATTATGATCCTCACATTCAGCCTTATATCATCTGCTTCAGGCGGTTCCAACGCCCCGACAGCAGACCTGAGCGCAGCCTCTGTAACTGAACATCAATTGCTCCAGAGTATCCGGATGCAAGAGGATATGCATTCAGCACTGAAAACCGGACTTTTACAGCGCCAAAAGCAGCTCATGTTTGAACAAAAGGTTGTAAACAGCCTCACACCGCATGTCCTGATACCTGAATTTTTAAAATTCTACAAGCACAATGAATCTCTGATCAATGAAAAACCATTGCGCTTGTCCAAACGTCAGGCAGAGGAATCCGGCAGTATTTCGGGGACGGTTACAGTAGAAGGAGCGGTTCCGGAAAACAGCATTGACGTATTCGTATTTGACCGTCACGGTTTTTTTGTGGCTTCCGCCTCTGTATCACTGGACAACGGTTCTTATTTGATCGAATCCCTGCCCGCCGACTCGTTTTATGTCATGACCGACAGTGATGACTATGTGGATGAAATCTATAATAATGTTCAGGATCCACTGCACACAATGCACGCCTGGAAAACAGCAGAACAGGTGGTTGTGGCCGACAGCGCTGCGGTCAGCAATATCAATTTCGATCTGCAGACCGGCGCACATATTGTGGGTAGTATCTACGACACACGGGATTCACTGCTCACAGATGTAACGGCCGATTTTGAGATCTATGAGGCGGTCAGCGGCGAGCTTTTTTCTGCACATACCCTTGATATCGGCGCGGACGGCGCCTACCAACTGCCGATACCGGTCACCGGGCAATTCAAAGTCAAGGTCAGTGTTCCCGGTTACCTGGACACCTGGGCCGAATCCGCTTTGAGTCAAAGCCAGGCCGTAACCCTGACCCTTTCCTCACTAAAAGATGAAATCCAAACAGACATCCGCATGGCCGGTGAACAGGATGAAGATGAGGAGACCGGTTCAATTGCAGGAGGAGTTGCAAATGCATTTATCTCCATCGCTCTCGCGTTTGATGTTTCGGACACCTCCCTGGCGGGATTCGGCTTTGGTATTTTCAGCGGCTACAGCATCGAAGATTTATCTCCGGAAGATTATTATATTTATGTGAATGATTATCTGGCCGGGGGATTCGGAGGCATTAATTTTGCCGGTAAATTTTACGACGGCGGAGCCGGCAGTTTCTCTCTCAGTGGCGCGCAGCCGGTGACGGTTTTCGCAGACTCGACGCTGGAAGACATCAGCGTGACCCTGGAACCCGGCGGCGAAATTACCGGACAGGTATTGGACAGCAGCGGCGAACCCGTTGATTCCCTGCTGCTCATTGCCGTTCGAACTGATCTGATGCAGCAGGACAGCATCCCGTTCCCGGCTGATGTGGATATTGTTCCCGCCATCACGGCAATTGACGGCTCCTATCAAATCACCGGACTGGCCAGCGGCAAATATATCATCCGCACGGTGTCCGAATACATGTTGATCCTGGATTTACAGGCAATAATGGGCGGAAATCTCAGCCTGGATGCTTTTATAACAGACGGCAAGCACAAAGGTCAGGTCGTGGATGCCTGGTACGGCGATGTCTACAATCTGTTGTCGTTTGGCAAAGCCGAACGCGTCTCCGTCACCGCGCCTCTGACCGTTGAAAATATAGACATCCATCTGGAATCGCCGCATTATATCAGCGGTGATATCACGGACGCGATGAGTTCGGATTCGGTACATGGGGCATGGGTCATTGCCATGCGGCCGGATGCGCCGGTGCCGTTTTTCCGCTATGTAAGCCCGAAGAACGGCACAACATCGTATCGGCTCGGCCCGCTGCCGCCGGGACAAATCAAAGCCGCAGCCATTGTCAATCCCCTGCAGAATGAGGTTCATCTGTCCGAGTATTACGGCAATGTCCGTTCATTCGACCAGGCGCCTCTGATCGAGCTATCGGATTCCCTGACCACCGGAATTGATTTCGCTCTGGAACGCGGCGCCACGGTCCAGGGATTTGTCCATTTGCAGACAAATGGCAAAGGTACACCGGCCGGAGTCGATACTCTAAAAAACACTCAGGTGATTGCGTTTGAAAGCGAAACCGGTAAAGTGGCCACCTATAATCAGGCCCAGTTCAACAGCGGTTTCCGCCTGCGCCGCCTCGTCCCGGGAACCTATAAAATTCTGGCGCTGCCCACACAGAAACCATTTGCAGCAGCCTACCACGGCGGCGGCACACATTACAATCACGAGCAATCGCAAACCCTGACTGTGGCACAGGGAGAAATCCGTGACATTGTTCTCAACATACCTCACCAAACCGGCAGTATCAGCGGTGCGATCCACGATGCGCAGTCCGATGAACCGCTCAGCCATATCGGTGTGGCCGCCTATGATCCAAGCGGACATGTCAGCGCCATGACCGTAACCCGGGACGACGGGTCTTATGTTCTCGACGGACTGCATGCCGGCGAGTACCGCATCCGCACCTTGTCGTTGGCTGCGCTCCTAAAGATCGAGGAAATGGCGGAATCGTTGCTGTCCGAGATCAATCTGGATGATCCGATGGCTTTGCTCTCCGGCGGACTGCCGGATATCAGCGGGTTTTCTAATTTAATGCCGCATGAGGATATGTGGTATCCCGGAGTTCCCGCGGTTCAGGGTATTGTACTGGATGAATTCATCTTTCGTATTGCCGTCTATGGACTGCCGCACTGGACAGAAGCCGGAATCGCGCCGATTTATCTGCCCATTCCCTACTATGCGCCTGCGCCCGAAGATGCGGGTATAGTCAGTCTAACTGACGGCGAATCCCGAACCGATATCAACTTTAATCTGGCGGCCGGAATTCCTGTCACTGACGTGAATGAGAACAAAACAGTTCCACTGACGTTTGAAATGCATCAAAATGCGCCGAATCCCTTCAATCCGTCCACGCGCATCACCTATGTGACACCGCAAGCTGCACAGGTGACCCTGAACATCTATGATGTACTGGGTCGCCATATCCGGACATTGACCGACCAGCAGCAGCCGGCGGGTGAACATTCCATAGTCTGGAACGCGATGAATGAGCAAAACCAGACTGTACCTGCGGGATTGTATTTTGCCAGGATCAATATAGGAAACCATTACAAAAAGTCGATCAAAATGATGTTGATCAAGTAA